One Candidatus Regiella endosymbiont of Tuberolachnus salignus genomic window, GTATGTTACTCACTGATAGTAAAATTAAAGGTATTAAATCTAAGACGCAGAGCTATTATGTATGGCAAGCTTCCGCGGCCAGGGGGGCAGGACGACTCGGATTAAGAATATATCCTTCGGGACGCAAGGTTTTTGTCTATAAATATCACCAGGATGTCAACGCTACTTTAGATTGACCACTTTTTGCTACTTTAAAATGTCCAGTTTTTGCTAATTTTCCTGTTGGGTTTCTATTCCAGGCGCCTGGATAATATCAGTCGTTTTTATAGGCAACATGCCTGCTTTGCGTTTATTTTTGAGTCGATAGCTTTCTCCTTTAATATTCAATGTGGTTGAATGATGTAAAAGCCTGTCTAAAATCGCAGTTGCTAAAATGTGATCACCGAATACGTCCCCCCAATCAGTAAAACTTTTATTTGATGTGAGAATGATGCTCGCCTTTTCATAACGACGGCTCAATAACCTGAAAAATAGGCTAGCTTCTTCGCGATTCATCGGTAAATACCCGATTTCATCCAGTATTAATACCCTGGCATAGCACAGTTGCTGAAGTTGGCGTTCCAGACGGTTTTCTTGCTTTGCCTTCATTAAGGTACAGCAGAGTCTATCCAGAGGCATAAACAATACCCGATGCCCAGCTGTAG contains:
- the istB gene encoding IS21-like element helper ATPase IstB; the encoded protein is MMEMENLLIRLKMDYLGDALESLCEEATKKALNYREFLQQALAQEWNGRHQKGLESRLKQARLPWIKTLEQFDFTFQPSIDRKIIRELAGLRFVEHHENVILLGPPGVGKTHLAIALAVKAATAGHRVLFMPLDRLCCTLMKAKQENRLERQLQQLCYARVLILDEIGYLPMNREEASLFFRLLSRRYEKASIILTSNKSFTDWGDVFGDHILATAILDRLLHHSTTLNIKGESYRLKNKRKAGMLPIKTTDIIQAPGIETQQEN